From Camelina sativa cultivar DH55 chromosome 20, Cs, whole genome shotgun sequence, the proteins below share one genomic window:
- the LOC104771455 gene encoding uncharacterized protein LOC104771455, with product MAGLRWREWWNTMAFPTRRIWNRITVRVGFRHSGLLRLQHDVSSCEYEDIHIMWNLLHKNEDLNRGLQIKPQQQQQRKKPCWNLLGSYLCQRF from the exons ATGGCCGGCCTTAGATGGAGAGAGTGGTGGAACACGATGGCCTTCCCCACCCGACGCATCTGGAATCGTATCACTGTACGCGTTGGCTTCCGACACAGTG GACTCCTGAGGCTACAACATGACGTGAGTTCTTGTGAGTACGAAGACATACACATAATGTGGAATCTGTTACACAAGAATGAAGATCTTAATCGCGGCTTACAGAtcaaaccacaacaacaacaacagaggaaGAAACCTTGCTGGAATCTTCTTGGTTCATATCTTTGCCAAAGATTCTGA
- the LOC104772748 gene encoding uncharacterized protein LOC104772748, with protein sequence MVRSGCSISVWRDPWLLDIRPRSANGRGRLWLPGLIVNHLINPVTKDWHLPILEEFFDPVDIQLIRSMPVSRTYQPNRLIWHFTKSGKYSVKSGYRLARELITDVEYGLTCMALRAQSWKLDVPSKIQHFFWQIGSGTLPVLERLAHRGIRCDTSCKRCASAVETINHALFECPWSRGIWEMSPVLLDPGGFPYTSIYANLDFIFWRVSSQSGVSDIALYLLRIVWSIWKDRNKKVLQGIDLEPIDILNQAANDKLLWEEAKSYSVRYLYPPPLSEDRGSFPRCQVDGSWKGTNLFQGLGWWCCSGEDSTLLLGARSHRRSISPLHAELQALIWAMESLLVAGVDCQAFETDCAELVAMVQTPDDWRAFSNLLEDLSLLRTPSPSPGFHETSTQGLIVLLDLQDL encoded by the coding sequence ATGGTACGCTCCGGTTGCTCCATCTCGGTTTGGCGTGATCCATGGTTACTGGATATTCGTCCAAGATCGGCGAATGGCCGGGGGAGATTGTGGCTCCCGGGTTTGAttgttaatcatttaattaacccAGTTACAAAGGATTGGCATCTGCCTATTCTTGAGGAGTTTTTTGATCCGGTGGATATACAACTTATTCGGAGTATGCCGGTAAGTAGAACTTATCAACCGAATAGACTAATATGGCACTTTACTAAGTCCGGGAAGTATTCGGTTAAATCAGGATACCGGTTGGCCCGGGAATTAATCACGGATGTAGAGTATGGGCTGACGTGTATGGCTTTGCGGGCACAGTCGTGGAAACTAGATGTACCCTCGAAGATCCAACACTTTTTTTGGCAGATTGGCTCTGGTACTCTTCCCGTGTTAGAACGTCTTGCGCATCGGGGTATTCGCTGTGATACCTCATGTAAGCGATGTGCTTCTGCAGTGGAGACTATAAACCATGCACTCTTTGAGTGTCCTTGGTCTCGAGGTATTTGGGAGATGTCCCCTGTTTTGTTAGATCCGGGAGGTTTTCCATATACATCGATATATGCGAAtttagatttcatattctgGCGGGTGTCTTCACAATCTGGGGTTTCGGATATAGCCCTTTATCTCCTTAGGATTGtttggtcaatttggaaagataggaataaaaaggttcTCCAGGGTATAGATCTAGAGCCAATTGATATTTTGAATCAAGCGGctaatgataaattattgtgggaggaggccaaatcTTACTCAGTGAGATACCTGTATCCTCCGCCTTTATCGGAGGACAGGGGTTCCTTTCCCCGATGTCaagttgatggttcttggaaaggtaCGAATCTTTTTCAGGGtctgggctggtggtgttgcagtGGAGAGGATTCAACGCTTCTgttgggagcacggagtcaccGACGAAGCATCTCCCCTTTACATGCGGAATTACAAGCGctgatctgggctatggagtctttaCTGGTGGCTGGAGTCGATTGCCAGGcttttgagacggattgtgcagagctagttgcgatggtgcagacgccggaTGATTGGCGCGCTTTTTCTAACCTGCTGGAGGATCTCTCTTTGCTTCGAACTCCTTCACCCTCACCAGGGTTCCACGAGACGTCAACGCAAGGGCTGATTGTCTTGCTCgatcttcaagatctttaa
- the LOC104771456 gene encoding QWRF motif-containing protein 9-like: MSEMTAAVSASFNAAKQNKPPSFPSEASHRRPKSRDVASRYLNGASSFSSSSVFHKSSSPSSAAKRCQSPIVTRPVTPSVTINRPRSTPRRDSLDRRGSGSGSGGEVSSAQRMLLTSGRSLFASFQADSFSGIEFRSKLNSSPGRGTVEKKKKTIPTAIASRSCGAQQEKTKLNEQWPRSVQPSCLSRSVDFTDTRKKLNGSGNGVSRALQNSMVNNNNRPRITRDSLSVGLETESVSSGSSNGRGRMLPARGNVVQGRVPQLASNLSQHRLEPGSQVSKSNGLRKVSVDSHVLSPKGSQLFPKSEQIRPASPSKFGMTAASPRGTSIARGISPSRGVVPPRGISPSGRMSPLRVRSSLTKTTPLVLNFAVDAKEKIRDNGVADAHLLKLLHNRLLQWRFANARANAVISSQKMRAEKRLYNAWINISMLYDSVRAKRIELQHLKQNLKLISILNRQMGHLEEWLVMERDYMGSLVGAAEALKGSTLCLPVDCGAMVNVQSVKDAICSAVDVMQAMASSICLLLPKVGKISSLAAELGSVSVKEERMLDVCRDLLNTISALQVTECSLKTQITQLK; the protein is encoded by the exons ATGTCGGAGATGACAGCTGCAGTTTCGGCTTCGTTCAACGCCGCTAAACAGAACAAACCGCCGTCGTTTCCATCGGAAGCATCGCATCGCCGTCCTAAATCACGAGATGTAGCGTCGCGATACCTTAACGGCGCTTCCTCCTTTTCGTCGTCGTCGGTTTTCCACAAATCGTCGTCACCGTCCTCCGCGGCGAAGAGATGTCAATCGCCGATTGTTACTCGACCGGTGACTCCGTCTGTTACTATAAATCGGCCGAGATCAACACCACGTCGTGACTCGTTGGATCGACGAGGTAGTGGTAGTGGTAGTGGTGGAGAGGTTTCTTCAGCGCAGAGAATGTTGTTGACTTCTGGGAGAAGCTTGTTTGCGTCGTTTCAGGCGGATTCGTTCTCAGGGATTGAGTTTAGATCGAAGCTAAACTCATCGCCGGGGAGAGGAacagtagagaagaagaagaagacgattccGACGGCAATAGCATCTAGGAGTTGTGGAGCTCAGCAAGAGAAGACAAAGCTCAATGAGCAATGGCCTAGGTCAGTGCAACCGAGTTGTTTGAGTAGGAGTGTAGACTTCACTGATACTAGGAAGAAACTGAACGGATCTGGCAATGGTGTATCTAGAGCTCTTCAGAATTCCAtggtgaataataataatagaccGCGGATAACGAGAGATTCATTGAGTGTTGGATTAGAGACTGAGAGTGTTTCTTCTGGAAGCTCTAATGGAAGAGGGAGAATGTTACCAGCTCGTGGCAATGTGGTTCAGGGGAGAGTTCCGCAATTGGCTAGTAATCTGTCGCAGCATCGGTTAGAGCCTGGCTCACAGGTTTCTAAATCTAATGGACTGAGGAAGGTATCGGTTGATAGTCATGTTTTGTCTCCTAAAGGAAGCCAATTGTTTCCAAAGAGTGAGCAGATTCGACCTGCTTCACCTAGCAAGTTTGGTATGACTGCAGCTTCCCCGAGAGGAACCAGCATTGCTAGAGGAATAAGCCCTTCGAGAGGCGTGGTTCCTCCAAGAGGGATTAGTCCTTCAGGCAGGATGAGCCCACTAAGAGTGAGAAGCTCCCTAACTAAAACCACACCTTTGGTTCTGAATTTTGCTGTGGATGCTAAAGAGAAGATCAGAGATAATGGGGTTGCTGATGCTCACTTGTTAAAGCTTTTACACAATAGGTTGCTGCAGTGGCGATTTGCTAATGCACGAGCAAATGCTGTTATCTCTTCACAAAAGATGAGAGCGGAG AAAAGATTGTACAATGCATGGATAAATATCTCTATGCTGTATGATTCTGTCAGAGCCAAAAGAATTGAATTGCAGCACCTGAAGCAGAACTTGAAACTGATATCTATTCTCAATAGGCAG ATGGGACATCTAGAAGAGTGGTTGGTTATGGAACGGGATTACATGGGTTCTTTGGTAGGAGCTGCTGAAGCGTTGAAAGGCAGCACGCTTTGTCTACCTGTTGATTGCGGGGCAATG GTAAACGTACAAAGTGTTAAGGATGCCATTTGCTCAGCAGTTGATGTTATGCAGGCAATGGCATCTTCCATATGCTTGTTGCTGCCAAAG GTTGGGAAGATAAGCAGCTTGGCAGCAGAACTTGGCAGTGTAAGTGTCAAGGAGGAAAGGATGCTCGACGTGTGCCGGGACCTCCTAAACACAATCTCAGCTCTGCAG GTTACGGAATGCAGTTTGAAGACACAGATTACACAGCTAAAATAG
- the LOC104772747 gene encoding uncharacterized protein LOC104772747, which yields MRRNFDSAFGVEYFSTNILNSAKYEIERVNSVMDSNPNIWIPVSLPPDFLGNHGKVLNPTPLNFVYPDHDHDGPHHYADVFSLSSKQNHVPQDRRSLKKILKPTKTFDSEEDKKSGDDKYDGRTHSIPREKNGPYTCPKCNEVFDTSQKFAAHMSLHYKSETNKERARRLRARNKRKYRKFMATLRRPKQRMELVAVE from the exons ATGAGGAGAAACTTTGATTCTGCTTTTGGTGTTGAATATTTTTCTACCAATATACTTAATAGTGCCAAATATGAAATTGAACGTGTCAATAGTGTCATGGATTCTAACCCCAATATTTGGATTCCTGTTTCTCTTCCTCCAGATTTTCTTGGTAATCATGGCAAAGTTTTGAATCCAACACCTCTTAATTTCGTTTATCCGGACCATGATCATGATGGTCCTCATCATTATG ctgatgtgttttctttgtcATCAAAGCAAAACCATGTTCCCCAAGATCGTCGATCTTTGAAGAAAATTCTCAAACCAACCAAAACTTTTGATtctgaagaagataagaaaagtGGTGATGATAAGTATGATGGTCGTACACATAGTATACCACGTGAAAAAAATGGTCCATATACATGTCCCAAATGCAATGAGGTGTTTGATACTTCTCAAAAATTTGCTGCACATATGTCACTACACTACAAGAGTGAGACGAACAAAGAAAGAGCTCGGAGACTTCGTGcaaggaacaaaagaaaatatcgtAAGTTCATGGCGACTCTCAGAAGACCAAAACAGAGAATGGAATTGGTAGCAGTTGAATAA
- the LOC104772745 gene encoding transcription initiation factor TFIID subunit 4b-like, with product MDPSIFKLLEEDEDESMHSGADVDAFQAALNRDIEGSMTTSMPLGTNPGNNHPPSQQFAPWKNGIGDANINVQTQHSLESTQMKEQQGSTLENQHQHDLKRANESHLQHNQPQDLHRAGQLWENPSQVPQTIGLPISEKNPTGNEPDRSHNIQESESQYVKLQKMSSQQARGVEPSANPMNRNPKQVPFAALLPTLMAQLDKDRALQLRTLYARLKKNEIPKEGFTRHMKDIVGDQMLRLAVSKLQQMNYNQGKIGIQAPSTEINNQKSQSDPRAVHLNQLPSSTSGTLGSSATVQGLTKHPQHQMQHPPSSFPMYTTSGSFHFQNSSSLPLNSAPGQGSLVSHVKQESVDQSFEKNNATSVTSNEDLEKDSSRMVLSTPNNMAPASSVSPSMTTQLDASTTMNSRGPLGTSQGGINARMPPKKPSVGQKKPLETLGSSPPPPSKKQKVAGNSMDQSIEQLNDVTAVSGVNLREEEEQLFSGAKEDARVSEASRRVVHEEEERLILHKNPLQRKLAEIMAKAGIKQISNDVERCLSLCVEERMRGLLSHIIRLSKQRVDAEKSRHRTFITSDIRLQINEMNQKVKEEWEKKQAEAEKLKKPSESEEGDGGVDSEKEKDDNRSKGVKVNKEDDDKMRTTAANVAARAAVGGDDTFLKWQLMAEARQKSVSEGGKDGNQKATSGGGKNSKDRQDGGRRFSGTGGRRVGKNQGSSPQPKVVRTITVKDVVAVLEREPQMSKSTLMYRLIQ from the exons atggatCCTTCAATTTTCAAGCTCCTTGAAGAAGACGAG GATGAATCGATGCATTCGGGAGCTGATGTAGATGCTTTCCAAGCTGCTCTGAATCGAGATATTGAAGGTTCTATGACAACTTCAATGCCACTCGGGACGAATCCTG GAAACAACCATCCTCCCAGCCAGCAGTTTGCGCCATGGAAGAATGGTATTGGAGATGCTAATATCAATGTCCAGACGCAGCACAGCCTTGAAAGTACTCAGATGAAGGAGCAACAAGGATCGACTTTAGAAaatcaacatcaacatgatTTGAAACGAGCCAATGAATCTCATTTACAACACAACCAGCCTCAAGACCTTCATCGAGCAGGTCAACTGTGGGAGAATCCATCGCAGGTACCCCAAACAATTGGGTTGCCGATTTCTGAAAAGAATCCTACTGGTAATGAACCAGATAGATCACATAATATTCAAGAGAGTGAGTCTCAGTATGTGAAACTGCAAAAGATGAGTAGTCAACAGGCTCGGGGAGTGGAACCGTCTGCTAACCCTATGAACCGCAACCCTAAGCAAGTGCCATTTGCTGCTTTGCTTCCTACCTTAATGGCCCAACTCGATAAAGATAGAGCACTGCAGCTCCGTACCCTATATGCTAGACTTAAG aaaaatgAAATCCCCAAAGAGGGGTTTACAAGACATATGAAGGATATTGTAGGCGATCAGATGCTCAGGTTGGCAGTTAGTAAACTGCAGCAG ATGAACTATAACCAAGGAAAAATTGGGATTCAAGCTCCTTCTACTG AAATCAATAATCAAAAATCTCAGTCTGATCCTCGTGCAGTCCACCTTAACCAACTACCTTCCTCAACTTCAGGCACCTTAGGCAGTTCAGCTACAGTACAGGGACTTACCAAACATCCGCAGCACCAGATGCAGCATCCACCAAGTTCTTTTCCTATGTATACTACCTCTGGTAGTTTT CACTTCCAGAACAGCTCATCATTACCTCTAAATTCTGCACCTGGTCAAGGATCATTAGTGTCCCATGTTAAGCAGGAATCAGTTGATCAAAGTTTTGAAAAGAATAATGCCACCTCAGTGACTTCGAATGAGGACTTAGAGAAGGATTCCTCCAGAATGGTTTTATCCACACCTAACAACATGGCGCCTGCAAGCTCTGTTTCTCCTTCCATGACAACTCAACTAGACGCTAGCACAACA ATGAATTCTCGTGGCCCATTAGGAACCTCTCAAGGAGGAATTAATGCTAGGATGCCACCCAAAAAGCCTTCTGTTGGTCAGAAAAAACCTCTTGAGACATTAGGTTCTTCACCTCCACCACCAAG TAAGAAGCAAAAAGTAGCAGGGAATTCTATGGATCAAAGTATTGAACAGCTCAATGATGTCACTGCAGTCAGTGGCGTTAATCTCAGG gaagaggaagaacaatTATTCTCTGGGGCCAAGGAGGATGCTCGTGTTTCCGAAGCATCTCGGAGAGTTGtgcacgaagaagaagaaagattaatCTTGCATAAAAATCCGCTGCAGAGAAAACTGGCGGAAATTA TGGCGAAAGCGGGTATAAAGCAGATAAGCAATGATGTCGAACGGTGCTTATCTTTG TGTGTGGAGGAAAGGATGCGAGGATTATTATCCCATATAATTCGGTTGTCAAAGCAG CGGGTTGATGCTGAGAAATCTAGACACCGGACTTTCATCACATCAGATATTCGCCTACAAATTAATGAAATGAACCAGAAGGTGAAGGAAGAATGGGAGAAGAAACAGGCTGAAGCTGAAAAGCTTAAGAAACCGAGTGAG AGTGAAGAAGGTGATGGTGGAGTTGACAGTGAGAAGGAGAAAGACGATAACCGTTCAAAGGGTGTGAAG GTAAATAAGGAGGATGATGACAAAATGAGAACGACAGCTGCAAATGTTGCTGCTCGTGCTGCTGTCGGAGGAGatgatacatttttaaaatggCAATTAATGGCTGAAGCTCGTCAGAAATCTGTATCTGAAGGTGGTAAAGATGGGAATCAGAAAGCTACTTCAGGTGGAGGAAAGAACTCCAAGGACAGGCAAGATGGTGGACGACGGTTTTCTGGAACTG GTGGTCGAAGAGTAGGAAAAAACCAAGGTTCGTCTCCTCAACCAAAAGTGGTGAGGACAATCACTGTGAAGGATGTGGTTGCTGTTTTGGAGAGAGAGCCGCAGATGTCCAAATCCACTTTAATGTATCGATTAATTCAATAG
- the LOC104771454 gene encoding PXMP2/4 family protein 4-like, with the protein MNIVGLSKRFFSDRRSLHGINNALVQTVLSGRKPILGFSGRSFHELRKAGNFVVPRVFSVSRNLSTNASSPSKQPAFLRWYLRKLESHPFVTKSVTTSLIYMAADLTSQMITMPPAGSFDLIRTARMASFGLIFLGPSQHLWFSYLSKILPKRDVLTTFKKIMMGQVLFGPCSNTVFYSYNAILQGENSDEILARLKRDLLPTLRNGLIYWPACDFVTFKYVPVHLQPLMNSSCAYIWTIYLTYMANQTKADS; encoded by the exons atgaacaTCGTTGGATTGAGCAAACGTTTCTTCTCCGATCGTCGTTCTCTTCACGGGATCAACAATGCTCTCGTCCAAACTGTGTTATCCGGTCGGAAACCTATTCTGGGATTCTCCGGCCGATCGTTTCACGAGCTGCGCAAGGCTGGGAATTTCGTAGTCCCTCGCGTCTTCTCCGTGTCGCGAAATCTATCGACGAACGCTTCGTCTCCTTCGAAACAGCCTGCGTTTCTGCGATGGTATTTGAGAAAGCTCGAATCACACCCTTTCGTGACTAAGAGCGTCACTACTTCCCTTATTTATATGGCCGCCGATCTCACTTCTCAG ATGATCACAATGCCGCCCGCTGGTTCTTTTGACCTGATAAGAACAGCTAGAATGGCTAGCTTTGGGTTGATATTTCTTGGGCCGTCACAGCATCTGTGGTTCAGTTATCTTTCTAAAATATTGCCAAAGCGCGACGTGTTGACAAcctttaagaaaataatgatggGGCAGGTTCTTTTCGGACCTTGTAGCAACACTGTCTTCTATTCTTATAATGCCATTTTACAAG GTGAAAATTCTGACGAAATTTTGGCGAGATTGAAGCGAGATCTTCTGCCAACTTTGAGAAATGGACTTATTTATTGGCCGGCCTGTGATTTTGTTACATTTAAGTATGTGCCAGTTCATCTACAG CCACTGATGAATAGCTCGTGCGCTTATATATGGACGATTTATTTGACATATATGGCAAACCAGACGAAAGCTGACAGCTGA